From Camelina sativa cultivar DH55 chromosome 20, Cs, whole genome shotgun sequence, the proteins below share one genomic window:
- the LOC104771423 gene encoding uncharacterized acetyltransferase At3g50280-like — MDSSSSVKIVSKCFVKPKTIPEESKKPYYLSPWDYAMISVQYIQKGLLFHKPPLDSIDTLLEKLRESFAVALVHFYPLSGRLSSLTTENPKSYSVFVDCNNSPGAGFIYATSDLCVEDIVGAKYVPLVVQSFFDHHKAVNHDGHTMSLLSVQVTELVDGVIIGLSMNHAMGDGTSFWKFFTAWSEVFQGQESNKEDDLCLKNPPFLKRYIPEGHGPLFSLPYSHPDEFIRPYESPILKERIFCFSSETIKLLKAKVNQICGTTTISSFQSLTAVIWRCIARARRLPVDRETSCRLAADNRGRMDPPLHKEYFGNCLCTLRTAAKAGELLENDLGWAAMKVHQAVAEHSSEKVYQMIDQWLKSPYIYHIDRLFEPMSVMMGSSPRFNKYGCEFGMGKGVTLRSGYAHKFDGKVSAYPGREGAASIDLEVCLVPEFMDALESDEEFMSLVSL, encoded by the exons ATggattcttcatcatcagtaAAAATCGTCTCAAAATGTTTCGTGAAACCCAAAACCATACCGGAAGAATCAAAGAAACCTTACTATTTATCCCCATGGGACTACGCGATGATCTCAGTTCAGTATATCCAAAAAGGTCTCCTCTTTCACAAGCCACCACTTGACTCCATTGACACTCTTCTTGAGAAGCTGAGAGAGTCTTTTGCGGTCGCGCTCGTCCATTTCTACCCTCTCTCCGGTCGCCTCTCGTCCCTGACAACGGAAAACCCGAAATCATACTCTGTGTTTGTGGATTGTAACAATAGCCCTGGAGCTGGGTTCATCTACGCGACCTCGGATTTATGTGTAGAAGATATCGTGGGTGCAAAGTATGTTCCTTTGGTTGTTCAATCTTTCTTTGACCATCACAAAGCTGTGAATCATGATGGACACACCATGAGCCTCTTATCAGTCCAG GTGACAGAATTGGTAGATGGAGTTATCATAGGACTATCAATGAACCACGCGATGGGAGACGGTACTTCATTCTGGAAGTTCTTTACGGCTTGGTCAGAAGTCTTCCAAGGACAAGAGAGCAACAAGGAGGATGACTTGTGTCTTAAGAATCCACCCTTCTTAAAACGTTACATCCCTGAAGGACACGGTCCCCTCTTCAGCCTTCCCTATAGCCATCCTGATGAATTTATCAGACCCTATGAATCTCCAATTCTCAAGGAAAGAATATTCTGTTTCTCATCAGAAACCATAAAATTGCTTAAAGCAAAGGTCAACCAAATATGCGGAACAACCACCATTTCTTCTTTCCAATCGCTAACCGCGGTTATATGGAGATGCATAGCTAGGGCGCGGAGATTACCTGTGGATCGAGAAACAAGTTGTAGACTAGCTGCTGACAACAGAGGAAGAATGGATCCACCGCTTCACAAGGAATACTTTGGAAACTGCCTCTGTACTTTGAGAACGGCTGCAAAAGCTGGTGAGCTGTTGGAGAATGATCTTGGATGGGCTGCTATGAAAGTGCATCAAGCAGTAGCTGAACATTCTAGTGAAAAAGTATATCAGATGATTGATCAATGGTTAAAGTCTCCTTATATTTACCACATTGATCGGCTTTTTGAACCGATGAGCGTTATGATGGGAAGCTCGCCGAGGTTTAACAAGTACGGTTGTGAATTTGGGATGGGAAAAGGAGTGACGCTTAGAAGTGGCTACGCGCATAAGTTTGATGGAAAAGTATCAGCTTATCCAGGAAGAGAAGGAGCGGCAAGTATAGATTTAGAGGTATGTCTTGTCCCAGAATTTATGGATGCTTTGGAATCAGATGAAGAGTTCATGTCTCTTGTTTCCCTCTGA
- the LOC104771425 gene encoding uncharacterized protein LOC104771425, whose amino-acid sequence MHAKTDSEVTSLSASSPTRSPRRPAYFVQSPSRDSHDGEKTATSFHSTPVLTSPMGSPPHSHSSSSRFSKINGSKRKGHAGEKQFARIEEEGLLDDGGDRQQEALPRRCYVLAFIVGFSLLFAFFSLILYAAAKPQKPKISVKSITFEQLKVQAGQDARGIGTDMITMNATLRMLYRNTGTFFGVHVTSSPIDLSFSQITIGSGTIKKFYQSRKSQRTVVVNVLGDKTPLYGSGSTLVPPPPPAPIPTKPKKKKGPIVIVEPPAPPAPVPMRLNFTVRSRAYVLGKLVQPKFYKRIVCLINFEHKKLSKHIPLTNNCTVTSI is encoded by the exons ATGCACGCCAAGACCGATTCGGAGGTGACAAGCCTCTCGGCTTCATCTCCTACTAGATCTCCCCGTCGTCCAGCCTACTTCGTCCAATCTCCGTCGCGTGACTCTCACGATGGAGAGAAGACAGCAACATCATTCCACTCAACACCTGTACTCACCAGCCCGATGGGATCTCCACCGCATTCTCACTCTTCATCGAGCCGCTTCTCCAAGATCAACGGCTCAAAACGCAAGGGTCACGCTGGAGAAAAACAGTTTGCtaggattgaagaagaaggtctTCTTGATGATGGTGGAGACAGACAACAAGAAGCTTTGCCTCGTCGATGCTATGTCTTAGCCTTCATTGTTGGGTTCTCTTTGCTCTTTGCTTTCTTCTCGTTGATTCTTTATGCTGCTGCTAAACCTCAGAAACCTAAGATCTCTGTTAAG AGTATAACGTTCGAGCAACTTAAGGTTCAAGCTGGACAAGATGCGAGAGGTATAGGAACTGATATGATCACGATGAACGCGACGCTGAGAATGTTGTACCGTAACACTGGTACTTTCTTTGGTGTTCATGTCACGTCTTCTCCGATTGATCTTAGTTTTTCTCAGATCACTATTGGTTCTGGCACT ATTAAGAAATTTTATCAGTCAAGAAAAAGCCAAAGAACAGTGGTGGTGAATGTACTTGGAGACAAGACTCCTCTCTATGGAAGTGGCTCAACCTTAGTCCCACCACCACCTCCTGCACCAATTCCAACAaaacccaagaagaagaaagggccCATCGTGATCGTCGAACCACCAGCGCCTCCTGCACCAGTACCTATGAGGCTAAACTTCACCGTTAGATCTCGGGCTTACGTGTTGGGGAAGTTAGTTCAACCCAAGTTCTACAAGAGAATCGTGTGTTTGATTAATTTCGAACACAAGAAACTCAGCAAACATATTCCCCTAACGAATAATTGCACTGTCACATctatttaa
- the LOC104771422 gene encoding thioredoxin-like protein Clot codes for MTVKKIDANPSTLESVLQELKSDETNRSKINFILFLADDEPTTGRSWCPDCVRAEPVIFKTLEEFPEEVNLIRAYAGDRPTWRTPAHPWRVDPRFKLTGVPTLVRWDGESVKGRLEDHQAHVPNLILPLLAPTT; via the exons ATGACGGTGAAGAAGATCGACGCGAATCCATCAACCTTAGAATCAGTGTTACAAGAACTGAAATCGGACGAAACCAATCGCAGCAAGATCAATTTCATACTCTTCCTCGCCGACGATGAACCCACCACCGGTCGCAGCTGGTGTCCAG ACTGTGTTAGAGCTGAACCTGTGATTTTCAAGACTCTAGAGGAGTTTCCAGAGGAGGTGAATCTGATCCGTGCTTACGCCGGAGATAGACCGACGTGGAGGACTCCGGCGCATCCGTGGAGAGTTGATCCACGGTTTAAGCTCACCGGAGTACCAACTCTTGTTCGTTGGGATGGTGAATCTGTTAAGGGACGTCTTGAGGATCATCAAGCTCACGTTCCTAACTTGATCCTGCCCCTTCTTGCGCCAACCACTTGA
- the LOC104771420 gene encoding zinc finger BED domain-containing protein RICESLEEPER 3-like → MSHDSGEENIDPVLQEEIDDGPTASPVGGKRRRTQATTSTVPSQPRKKPAHRSPVWEHFIQQAHDQALANCRYCGQALGCDTVIHGTSAMKNHISRCKMYKMHLESGTQSVLAGDSSGVMTAIKYDQALFRRSVNEMIVLNELPFAFVESEGFRRFCSNMLPMYTVHCRKTATTDIYSMYLREKGALKELFGKEKQRVSMTTDIWVAPTTSCSYMVVTAHWIDRDWKLQKRIISFKPVTDHKGDTIAEHLVACLEEWGIEKVFTVTVDNAKGNDKALRVFTDALIMRGPDALVSNGDYLHMRCCAHVLNLIVRDGLSKAKRSIVSIRNAIKYVRSSGDRLKSFLLRVDTENVGRGSLCLDVATRWNSTYLMLTAAIKFRVAFEKMLAEDKLYNDYFMETEENSEENGDEAEFPGQKRIGPPNFADWDQVQRLVKFLKIFFNCTLSFSASKSVTSTLCYNEIVTIERNLINLSTTGDVLLKTEAMMMRSKFEKYWDGLLNMNPLVIIASVCDPRNKM, encoded by the exons ATGTCTCATGACTCTGGGGAAGAGAACATTGACCCGGTTCTacaagaagagattgatgatgGTCCGACAGCTTCTCCAGTTGGTGGGAAGAGACGACGAACTCAGGCTACAACTTCTACTGTACCGTCTCAACCGAGGAAAAAGCCAGCTCATAGATCTCCGGTTTGGGAGCATTTTATTCAGCAAGCACATGATCAGGCCCTCGCCAACTGTCGGTACTGTGGTCAAGCTCTAGGATGTGACACAGTGATTCATGGAACAAGTGCAATGAAGAATCACATTAGTAGGTGTAAGATGTACAAGATGCATCTAGAGAGTGGTACTCAGAGTGTGTTGGCTGGTGATAGCAGTGGTGTAATGACTGCAATCAAGTATGATCAAGCTTTGTTCAGAAGGTCTGTGAATGAGATGATCGTTCTTAATGAGCTGCCGTTTGCATTTGTGGAGTCTGAGGGTTTTAGGAGATTTTGCAGCAACATGCTTCCCATGTATACGGTCCATTGCAGGAAGACAGCCACAACagatatatacagtatgtatcTGAGAGAGAAAGGAGCTTTGAAGGAGCTGTTTGGTAAGGAGAAGCAGAGAGTGTCTATGACAACCGATATATGGGTAGCTCCCACGACTTCTTGTAGCTACATGGTGGTAACAGCTCACTGGATTGACAGAGATTGGAAGTTGCAGAAGAGGATTATCAGTTTCAAGCCAGTGACAGATCACAAAGGTGATACAATTGCTGAGCATTTGGTAGCCTGTCTTGAAGAATGGGGAATTGAGAAGGTCTTCACAGTAACAGTGGATAACGCTAAGGGGAATGACAAGGCTCTAAGGGTATTCACTGATGCTTTGATCATGAGAGGACCTGATGCTTTAGTTAGTAATGGTGATTATCTTCATATGCGGTGCTGTGCGCATGTCCTCAACTTGATAGTGAGGGATGGTTTATCCAAAGCAAAAAGGAGTATAGTGTCCATCAGAAATGCGATTAAGTATGTGAGATCATCAGGTGATCGGTTGAAGTCATTCCTGTTGAGGGTCGACACAGAGAACGTAG GTCGAGGAAGCTTATGTCTTGATGTTGCAACCAGGTGGAACTCGACTTATCTAATGCTCACAGCCGCAATTAAGTTTAGGGTTGCATTTGAAAAGATGCTGGCTGAAGACAAGTTGTATAACGACTACTTCATGGAGACTGAAGAGAATAGTGAGGAGAATGGTGATGAAGCTGAATTCCCAGGGCAGAAGCGTATTGGTCCTCCTAATTTTGCTGATTGGGATCAAGTGCAGAGGTTAGTtaagttcttgaagatcttttTCAACTGCACTTTGTCTTTCTCAGCCAGCAAATCAGTGACCTCTACTCTTTGTTATAATGAGATTGTGACAATTGAGAGGAATCTTATCAATCTAAGCACCACTGGTGATGTGCTACTAAAGACAGAGGCAATGATGATGAGGAgtaagtttgaaaaatattgggATGGTCTCCTAAACATGAATCCGCTTGTCATCATCGCAAGTGTGTGTGATCCTAGAAACAAGATGTAG
- the LOC104771426 gene encoding phosphatidate phosphatase PAH2-like isoform X1 encodes MNAVGRIGSYIYRGVGTVSGPFHPFGGAIDIIVVEQPDGTFKSSPWYVRFGKFQGVLKNRRNLIKIDVNGVDSGFNMYLAHTGQAYFLREVEDVVGESESGEVYTLSSGDEAETSKTSDDVVVDKLKIPLKSRSCNYDSASPRTGNAKIVGKPGILGFVFGGRSVSQDSGVSSMERAEIAADLLEVNWSTNIDTRKSFKGKSSDSLDGKDNADTSTSGKSCVVGDGINEGNSEILVDSDSILETPLVASPTLRFLDEKEQDFRESTNVEDYCEETASSALVVENGLCESSSMVFSITSEGSGNEDIFVEPRTETLALDSVTGCDLDSKQELLGAPESVEIVTLGSADQADLQSIGPSQEGSSTGSPVQDENKITLEGMPQSTSGERILQPEREDEQFSFSDLGECKPGGSSSGGSSLPDSIKVDGKESCDKNEISPENGVENSKGLSEPINIERKKDTDEMERLVGSLPIMRLVNKDDMGDCASQPVSQSYDPCFKTSKLDLGENESSTGGLDAEKAVEGSPSLKAFKHVIANPQVVELSLCKHLLSEGMGVEAASQAFNSEKLDIEKFASLGPSILENDKLIVKIGGCYFPWDAAAPIILGVVSFGTAQVFEPKGMIAVDQNEKPGDGLAQDSGSWKLWPFSLRRSRNDTEASSSGDAAGTEEKQEKSSPIPVKKTVRALTPTSEQLASLDLKEGMNTVTFTFSTNIVGTQQVDARIYLWKWNSRIVVSDVDGTITRSDVLGQFMPLVGIDWSQTGVTHLFSAVKENGYQLIFLSARAISQASVTRQFLVNLKQDGKALPDGPVVISPDGLFPSLFREVIRRAPHEFKIACLEEIRGLFPPEHNPFYAGFGNRDTDEISYLKVGIPRGKIFIINPKGEVAVNRRIDTRSYTNLHALVNGMFPATTSSEPEDFNTWNFWKLPPPSM; translated from the exons ATGAATGCCGTCGGTAGGATCGGAAGCTACATCTACCGCGGCGTAGGTACGGTTTCAGGTCCGTTTCATCCATTTGGTGGTGCGATCGACATTATCGTCGTCGAGCAACCTGATGGGACGTTCAAATCGTCTCCTTGGTATGTCCGATTCGGGAAATTTCAAGGGGTTTTGAAGAATAGGAGGAATTTGATCAAGATCGATGTCAATGGCGTTGATTCAGGTTTCAATATGTATTTGGCTCATACAGGTCAAGCTTATTTCCTTAGAGAAGTTGAAGATGTTGTTGGTGAATCTGAGAGTGGTGAGGTTTATACTTTGTCTTCTGGTGATGAGGCTGAGACGTCCAAGACTagtgatgatgttgttgttgataagcTTAAGATTCCGCTCAAGTCTAGGAGTTGTAACTATGATTCTGCTAGTCCTCGTACTGGTAATGCCAAGATTGTTGGCAAGCCTGGGATTTTGGGGTTTGTGTTTGGTGGGAGATCTGTTAGTCAGGATAGTGGTGTTAGTTCCATGGAGAGAGCTGAGATCGCTGCTGATCTCTTGGAGGTTAATTGGTCTACTAATATCGATACGCGTAAGTCTTTCAAAGGTAAATCTTCTGATTCTTTGGATGGAAAAGACAATGCTGACACTAGTACTAGTGGCAAATCTTGTGTTGTTGGGGATGGAATAAATGAGGGTAACTCGGAAATTTTAGTTGATAGCGATTCGATATTGGAGACTCCTCTTGTTGCATCTCCTACATTGCGGTTTCTTGATGAGAAAGAGCAGGATTTTCGTGAAAGCACCAATGTCGAAGATTATTGTGAAGAGACTGCATCAAGTGCTCTTGTTGTTGAAAATGGTTTATGTGAATCGTCGAGTATGGTGTTCTCTATTACTAGTGAAGGGAGTGGAAACGAAGATATCTTTGTCGAACCAAGAACCGAGACGCTTGCACTG GATTCTGTTACTGGATGCGATCTGGATTCTAAGCAAGAACTATTAGGTGCTCCTGAATCTGTGGAAATTGTCACACTGGGTTCAGCTGACCAAGCGGATTTGCAGAGCATTGGCCCTTCTCAAGAAGGAAGCAGCACTGGCTCCCCCGTTCaagatgaaaataaaatcaCCTTAGAAGGCATGCCTCAGTCAACAAGTGGAGAAAGGATCCTGCAACCAGAGAGAGAGGATGAACAGTTTTCCTTTAGCGATCTTGGTGAATGTAAACCTGGTGGGAGTAGTTCTGGAGGGTCAAGTTTGCCAGATTCTATAAAAGTTGATGGGAAAGAGAGTTGtgataaaaatgaaattagTCCTGAAAACGGCGTGGAGAACTCAAAGGGCTTGTCAGAGCCGATTAACatagagagaaaaaaggatACAGATGAGATGGAGCGGTTAGTAGGATCATTACCGATTATGCGGCTTGTCAACAAGGATGATATGGGTGATTGTGCTTCTCAGCCTGTGAGCCAGTCATATGACCCATGTTTCAAAACATCAAAGTTAGATTTGGGAGAAAATGAGTCGAGCACTGGGGGTTTAGATGCAGAAAAAGCTGTTGAGGGTAGCCCAAGCTTAAAGGCGTTTAAACATGTTATTGCTAATCCCCAAGTAG TCGAGCTCTCTCTGTGCAAGCACTTATTAAGTGAAGGAATGGGAGTAGAAGCGGCTTCCCAGGCCTTCAATTCCGAGAAACTGGATATAGAAAAGTTTGCTTCTTTAGGCCCATCGATTTTGGAGAATGATAAGCTTATAGTGAAGATTGGTGGCTGCTATTTTCCGTGGGATGCCGCAGCTCCTATTATCTTAGGAGTGGTTTCATTTGGGACTGCCCAAGTATTTGAACCCAAGGGCATGATAGCTGTTGACCAGAATGAGAAACCTGGTGATGGCTTAGCTCAAGACAGTGGAAGCTGGAAGCTTTGGCCTTTCTCTCTCAGAAGATCAAGAAACGATACTGAGGCTTCTTCTTCCGGGGACGCAGCTGGAACTGAGGAGAAACAAGAGAAGTCGTCACCAATACCAGTGAAAAAGACGGTTAGGGCACTAACTCCAACTTCTGAACAATTGGCTTCGCTAGATCTGAAAGAAGGAATGAATACCGTGACTTTTACGTTCTCCACCAATATTGTGGGTACCCAACAG GTAGACGCAAGGATTTACTTATGGAAATGGAATTCTCGCATAGTTGTTTCTGATGTAGATGGTACCATCACAAG ATCGGATGTCTTAGGCCAGTTTATGCCTTTGGTTGGTATAGATTGGTCACAAACAGGTGTTACACATTTGTTTTCGGCTGTAAAG GAAAATGGCTATCAGTTGATATTTTTAAGTGCACGTGCGATTTCTCAAGCCTCAGTTACAAGACAATTTCTAGTTAATCTGAAGCAG GACGGAAAAGCATTGCCGGATGGGCCTGTTGTTATCTCTCCTGACGGTCTATTCCCTTCGTTGTTTCGGGAAG TGATTAGAAGAGCACCTCATGAATTCAAGATTGCTTGCTTAGAG GAAATAAGGGGCTTGTTTCCTCCTGAACACAACCCATTCTATGCTGGTTTTGGAAACAGAGACACGGATGAGATTAGCTACCTTAAAGTTGGAATCCCCCGGGGGAAGATCTTCATTATTAACCCGAAG GGAGAAGTAGCTGTGAATCGTAGGATTGATACAAGATCATACACAAATCTTCATGCTCTTGTCAACGGAATGTTCCCAGCTACGACCTCTTCAGAACCG GAGGATTTTAACACATGGAACTTCTGGAAACTACCTCCTCCAAGTAtgtga
- the LOC104771426 gene encoding phosphatidate phosphatase PAH2-like isoform X2 — MNAVGRIGSYIYRGVGTVSGPFHPFGGAIDIIVVEQPDGTFKSSPWYVRFGKFQGVLKNRRNLIKIDVNGVDSGFNMYLAHTGQAYFLREVEDVVGESESGEVYTLSSGDEAETSKTSDDVVVDKLKIPLKSRSCNYDSASPRTGNAKIVGKPGILGFVFGGRSVSQDSGVSSMERAEIAADLLEVNWSTNIDTRKSFKGKSSDSLDGKDNADTSTSGKSCVVGDGINEGNSEILVDSDSILETPLVASPTLRFLDEKEQDFRESTNVEDYCEETASSALVVENGLCESSSMVFSITSEGSGNEDIFVEPRTETLALDSVTGCDLDSKQELLGAPESVEIVTLGSADQADLQSIGPSQEGSSTGSPVQDENKITLEGMPQSTSGERILQPEREDEQFSFSDLGECKPGGSSSGGSSLPDSIKVDGKESCDKNEISPENGVENSKGLSEPINIERKKDTDEMERLVGSLPIMRLVNKDDMGDCASQPVSQSYDPCFKTSKLDLGENESSTGGLDAEKAVEGSPSLKAFKHVIANPQVVELSLCKHLLSEGMGVEAASQAFNSEKLDIEKFASLGPSILENDKLIVKIGGCYFPWDAAAPIILGVVSFGTAQVFEPKGMIAVDQNEKPGDGLAQDSGSWKLWPFSLRRSRNDTEASSSGDAAGTEEKQEKSSPIPVKKTVRALTPTSEQLASLDLKEGMNTVTFTFSTNIVDARIYLWKWNSRIVVSDVDGTITRSDVLGQFMPLVGIDWSQTGVTHLFSAVKENGYQLIFLSARAISQASVTRQFLVNLKQDGKALPDGPVVISPDGLFPSLFREVIRRAPHEFKIACLEEIRGLFPPEHNPFYAGFGNRDTDEISYLKVGIPRGKIFIINPKGEVAVNRRIDTRSYTNLHALVNGMFPATTSSEPEDFNTWNFWKLPPPSM, encoded by the exons ATGAATGCCGTCGGTAGGATCGGAAGCTACATCTACCGCGGCGTAGGTACGGTTTCAGGTCCGTTTCATCCATTTGGTGGTGCGATCGACATTATCGTCGTCGAGCAACCTGATGGGACGTTCAAATCGTCTCCTTGGTATGTCCGATTCGGGAAATTTCAAGGGGTTTTGAAGAATAGGAGGAATTTGATCAAGATCGATGTCAATGGCGTTGATTCAGGTTTCAATATGTATTTGGCTCATACAGGTCAAGCTTATTTCCTTAGAGAAGTTGAAGATGTTGTTGGTGAATCTGAGAGTGGTGAGGTTTATACTTTGTCTTCTGGTGATGAGGCTGAGACGTCCAAGACTagtgatgatgttgttgttgataagcTTAAGATTCCGCTCAAGTCTAGGAGTTGTAACTATGATTCTGCTAGTCCTCGTACTGGTAATGCCAAGATTGTTGGCAAGCCTGGGATTTTGGGGTTTGTGTTTGGTGGGAGATCTGTTAGTCAGGATAGTGGTGTTAGTTCCATGGAGAGAGCTGAGATCGCTGCTGATCTCTTGGAGGTTAATTGGTCTACTAATATCGATACGCGTAAGTCTTTCAAAGGTAAATCTTCTGATTCTTTGGATGGAAAAGACAATGCTGACACTAGTACTAGTGGCAAATCTTGTGTTGTTGGGGATGGAATAAATGAGGGTAACTCGGAAATTTTAGTTGATAGCGATTCGATATTGGAGACTCCTCTTGTTGCATCTCCTACATTGCGGTTTCTTGATGAGAAAGAGCAGGATTTTCGTGAAAGCACCAATGTCGAAGATTATTGTGAAGAGACTGCATCAAGTGCTCTTGTTGTTGAAAATGGTTTATGTGAATCGTCGAGTATGGTGTTCTCTATTACTAGTGAAGGGAGTGGAAACGAAGATATCTTTGTCGAACCAAGAACCGAGACGCTTGCACTG GATTCTGTTACTGGATGCGATCTGGATTCTAAGCAAGAACTATTAGGTGCTCCTGAATCTGTGGAAATTGTCACACTGGGTTCAGCTGACCAAGCGGATTTGCAGAGCATTGGCCCTTCTCAAGAAGGAAGCAGCACTGGCTCCCCCGTTCaagatgaaaataaaatcaCCTTAGAAGGCATGCCTCAGTCAACAAGTGGAGAAAGGATCCTGCAACCAGAGAGAGAGGATGAACAGTTTTCCTTTAGCGATCTTGGTGAATGTAAACCTGGTGGGAGTAGTTCTGGAGGGTCAAGTTTGCCAGATTCTATAAAAGTTGATGGGAAAGAGAGTTGtgataaaaatgaaattagTCCTGAAAACGGCGTGGAGAACTCAAAGGGCTTGTCAGAGCCGATTAACatagagagaaaaaaggatACAGATGAGATGGAGCGGTTAGTAGGATCATTACCGATTATGCGGCTTGTCAACAAGGATGATATGGGTGATTGTGCTTCTCAGCCTGTGAGCCAGTCATATGACCCATGTTTCAAAACATCAAAGTTAGATTTGGGAGAAAATGAGTCGAGCACTGGGGGTTTAGATGCAGAAAAAGCTGTTGAGGGTAGCCCAAGCTTAAAGGCGTTTAAACATGTTATTGCTAATCCCCAAGTAG TCGAGCTCTCTCTGTGCAAGCACTTATTAAGTGAAGGAATGGGAGTAGAAGCGGCTTCCCAGGCCTTCAATTCCGAGAAACTGGATATAGAAAAGTTTGCTTCTTTAGGCCCATCGATTTTGGAGAATGATAAGCTTATAGTGAAGATTGGTGGCTGCTATTTTCCGTGGGATGCCGCAGCTCCTATTATCTTAGGAGTGGTTTCATTTGGGACTGCCCAAGTATTTGAACCCAAGGGCATGATAGCTGTTGACCAGAATGAGAAACCTGGTGATGGCTTAGCTCAAGACAGTGGAAGCTGGAAGCTTTGGCCTTTCTCTCTCAGAAGATCAAGAAACGATACTGAGGCTTCTTCTTCCGGGGACGCAGCTGGAACTGAGGAGAAACAAGAGAAGTCGTCACCAATACCAGTGAAAAAGACGGTTAGGGCACTAACTCCAACTTCTGAACAATTGGCTTCGCTAGATCTGAAAGAAGGAATGAATACCGTGACTTTTACGTTCTCCACCAATATT GTAGACGCAAGGATTTACTTATGGAAATGGAATTCTCGCATAGTTGTTTCTGATGTAGATGGTACCATCACAAG ATCGGATGTCTTAGGCCAGTTTATGCCTTTGGTTGGTATAGATTGGTCACAAACAGGTGTTACACATTTGTTTTCGGCTGTAAAG GAAAATGGCTATCAGTTGATATTTTTAAGTGCACGTGCGATTTCTCAAGCCTCAGTTACAAGACAATTTCTAGTTAATCTGAAGCAG GACGGAAAAGCATTGCCGGATGGGCCTGTTGTTATCTCTCCTGACGGTCTATTCCCTTCGTTGTTTCGGGAAG TGATTAGAAGAGCACCTCATGAATTCAAGATTGCTTGCTTAGAG GAAATAAGGGGCTTGTTTCCTCCTGAACACAACCCATTCTATGCTGGTTTTGGAAACAGAGACACGGATGAGATTAGCTACCTTAAAGTTGGAATCCCCCGGGGGAAGATCTTCATTATTAACCCGAAG GGAGAAGTAGCTGTGAATCGTAGGATTGATACAAGATCATACACAAATCTTCATGCTCTTGTCAACGGAATGTTCCCAGCTACGACCTCTTCAGAACCG GAGGATTTTAACACATGGAACTTCTGGAAACTACCTCCTCCAAGTAtgtga